A region of Mesorhizobium sp. AR02 DNA encodes the following proteins:
- a CDS encoding YgfZ/GcvT domain-containing protein: MPFALLKDRALISVSGPDAEHFLQNILTTDLDILGQSEAKPGALLTPQGKILFDFLISRAGENVFRLECRADISDDFVRRLMLYKLRAKVEIAKSEQPLVAVAWGKESIASENDSTAVADRRFPNESVTRTYAGTADAGDVAAWQAFRIAQGIAESGADYALGDAFPHDVLLDETGGVGFRKGCYVGQEVVSRMQHRGTARRRVLIVQAGLPLPAYGTELTVEGRPVGTLGSSAGTSGLAIARIDRVKAALDAGQPILAGDVPVTVAIPAWAKFSFPQETVSAEEA; this comes from the coding sequence ATGCCCTTTGCCCTGCTGAAAGACCGCGCGCTCATCTCCGTCTCCGGCCCGGATGCCGAGCACTTTCTGCAAAACATCCTGACCACCGATCTCGACATACTCGGCCAAAGCGAAGCAAAGCCCGGCGCGCTTTTGACGCCGCAAGGCAAGATCCTGTTCGACTTCCTGATCTCGCGGGCCGGTGAAAACGTCTTCCGGCTCGAATGCCGAGCCGACATTTCGGATGATTTCGTTCGCCGGCTGATGCTCTACAAGCTCCGCGCCAAGGTCGAGATTGCCAAGTCGGAACAGCCGCTTGTCGCTGTTGCGTGGGGAAAAGAGTCAATCGCCTCAGAAAATGATTCAACCGCGGTTGCCGACAGGCGCTTTCCCAATGAAAGCGTCACACGCACCTATGCCGGCACTGCAGACGCCGGCGACGTCGCCGCCTGGCAGGCCTTCCGCATCGCCCAAGGCATCGCCGAAAGCGGTGCCGATTACGCGTTGGGCGACGCCTTCCCGCATGACGTGCTGCTCGATGAGACAGGCGGTGTCGGCTTCAGGAAGGGCTGCTATGTCGGCCAGGAAGTGGTCTCGCGCATGCAGCATCGCGGCACGGCGAGGCGGCGCGTGCTGATCGTCCAGGCTGGGCTTCCCCTGCCCGCTTACGGCACCGAACTCACCGTCGAGGGACGGCCGGTCGGCACGCTCGGTTCGAGTGCCGGAACATCAGGGCTTGCCATTGCCCGCATCGACAGGGTCAAGGCGGCGCTGGATGCCGGCCAGCCGATCCTGGCCGGCGATGTGCCAGTGACGGTGGCCATTCCCGCCTGGGCCAAATTCAGTTTTCCTCAGGAAACCGTCAGCGCGGAGGAAGCCTGA
- a CDS encoding HD family hydrolase, producing MAADRTGAPPRAWQRMLSGRRLDLLDPSPLDIEISDIAHGLARVARWNGQTSGEHAFSVAQHSLLVEALFNDLVPQASATDQLAALLHDAPEYVIGDMISPFKSVMGGSYKDCELRLQRAIHLRFSLPAEPAAALRRDIKRADQIAAYFEATLLAGFSTAEATEFFGRPRGFSAERFDFTPRSVTWAQNAFLKRFATIETSRHPVATSAVG from the coding sequence ATGGCGGCGGACCGCACCGGCGCGCCGCCACGCGCCTGGCAGCGCATGCTGTCCGGCCGCCGGCTCGACCTGCTCGACCCCTCGCCGCTCGACATCGAGATTTCGGACATTGCCCATGGGCTCGCCCGCGTCGCCCGCTGGAACGGCCAGACCAGCGGCGAGCATGCGTTTTCGGTCGCCCAGCATTCGCTGCTAGTCGAGGCGCTGTTCAACGATCTGGTGCCGCAGGCTTCGGCCACCGACCAGCTCGCGGCACTGCTGCACGATGCACCTGAATATGTCATCGGCGACATGATCTCGCCGTTCAAGTCGGTGATGGGCGGCAGCTACAAGGACTGCGAATTGCGCCTGCAGCGCGCCATCCATCTGCGCTTCTCGCTGCCGGCCGAACCGGCTGCGGCGCTGCGCAGGGACATCAAGCGCGCCGACCAGATCGCCGCCTATTTCGAGGCAACGCTGCTTGCCGGCTTCTCGACCGCCGAGGCGACCGAATTCTTCGGCCGCCCGCGCGGTTTTTCCGCCGAGCGATTCGACTTCACACCACGCTCGGTAACCTGGGCGCAGAATGCCTTCCTGAAGCGGTTTGCGACCATCGAGACGTCGCGGCACCCGGTTGCGACGTCGGCGGTAGGGTAG
- a CDS encoding putative bifunctional diguanylate cyclase/phosphodiesterase, giving the protein MPVVDVKVGSVIPERVAEGVERSRHMEDELREQNERFSAAVENMSHGLCMFDADERMIICNGNYINIFCLDAKLIRPGIHFIDILRHSVDIGIASQSADELYAIRKPYIDQAKPSTYEETLSDGRIINISHRPLALGGWVSIYEDITEQRRAEQDLKEQHRRFDAALANMSQGLLMYDADGKMIVRNRRFLELYNVTAADFPLGTTHRDALEKLLELGIYTKIDVDSEVAKTEACLAAAKPHSAYRYLTDGRTVLVTRRPMSGGGWVVTFDDVTERRRTEERMIHLAHHDTLTGLPNRSMFRERLDLALEDAAAPPLAIFSLDLDRFKAINDTWGHPAGDWLLKSVAERLQRCLRNETDIVARFGGDEFVIMQFNSRGIADAEKLAKRIVEAIAKPFRDKSRDMHVGISLGIAVFPDDGMDADTLLKNADTALYRAKSEGRNLYRFFEPAMDAIVQARRALEVDLEAALPRQEFDLDFQPIMNIASGEIIGAEALMRWHSPARGTVAPDAFIPVAEETGLIVPLGEWVLRTACAAAVSWPPGLRIAVNVSAVQLKSGGFARSVISALAFSGVPAAQLELEITETVLMDESKAVLKTLRQLRDLGIRIALDDFGTGYSSLGYLRHFPVDKIKIDRSFIRDMGNRDTAAIVRTIIGLGNELGIVVTAEGVETEVQLDMLRDNGCVEAQGYLIGVPAKAGDIQRLLKSRALHSHTG; this is encoded by the coding sequence ATGCCCGTCGTGGATGTCAAGGTTGGTTCGGTCATCCCGGAGCGGGTGGCCGAAGGCGTGGAGCGCTCTCGCCACATGGAAGACGAGCTGCGCGAACAGAATGAGCGCTTTTCAGCCGCTGTCGAGAACATGTCGCATGGCCTGTGCATGTTCGATGCCGACGAGCGCATGATCATCTGCAACGGCAACTACATCAACATCTTCTGCCTCGACGCCAAGCTGATACGACCGGGCATCCACTTCATCGACATCCTGCGGCACAGCGTCGACATCGGCATCGCCTCGCAAAGCGCCGACGAGCTCTATGCAATCCGCAAACCCTATATCGACCAGGCAAAACCCTCGACCTACGAAGAGACGCTGTCGGATGGTCGCATCATCAACATCTCGCACCGCCCGCTGGCCCTGGGCGGCTGGGTCTCGATCTACGAGGACATCACCGAACAGCGGCGCGCCGAGCAGGATCTCAAGGAGCAGCATCGCCGTTTCGACGCCGCACTCGCCAACATGTCGCAAGGCTTGCTGATGTACGACGCCGACGGCAAGATGATCGTGCGCAACCGGCGTTTTCTTGAGCTCTACAACGTCACCGCGGCGGACTTTCCGCTTGGGACGACGCACCGCGACGCGCTCGAAAAATTGCTGGAACTGGGCATCTATACGAAGATCGACGTCGACAGCGAAGTCGCCAAGACCGAAGCCTGCCTAGCGGCGGCAAAACCGCATTCGGCCTATCGCTATCTTACCGACGGCAGGACGGTTCTAGTCACACGACGGCCGATGAGCGGCGGCGGCTGGGTGGTGACTTTCGACGACGTCACCGAACGTCGCCGCACCGAAGAGCGCATGATCCATCTTGCGCATCACGATACGCTGACCGGACTGCCCAACCGCTCGATGTTTCGCGAACGGCTCGACCTTGCGCTGGAGGATGCGGCAGCACCACCGTTGGCGATCTTCTCGCTCGATCTCGATCGCTTCAAGGCGATCAACGACACCTGGGGACATCCTGCCGGCGACTGGCTCTTGAAAAGCGTGGCCGAGAGGCTGCAGCGTTGCCTGCGCAATGAGACAGACATCGTCGCCCGCTTCGGCGGCGATGAGTTCGTCATCATGCAGTTCAATTCCAGGGGCATCGCCGATGCTGAAAAACTGGCGAAGCGCATCGTCGAGGCGATCGCAAAACCGTTTCGCGACAAGAGCCGGGACATGCATGTCGGCATCAGCCTGGGCATCGCCGTCTTCCCCGACGATGGCATGGACGCCGATACGCTGCTGAAAAATGCCGATACGGCGCTCTATCGGGCGAAGAGCGAAGGGAGAAACCTCTATCGTTTCTTCGAGCCCGCTATGGACGCCATCGTGCAGGCCCGCCGGGCGCTCGAGGTCGACCTCGAGGCGGCGCTGCCGCGCCAGGAATTCGATCTCGATTTCCAGCCCATCATGAACATCGCCTCCGGCGAGATCATCGGCGCGGAGGCCTTGATGCGCTGGCATTCGCCGGCGCGCGGCACCGTCGCGCCGGACGCATTCATTCCGGTGGCCGAAGAAACCGGACTGATCGTGCCGCTTGGCGAGTGGGTGCTGAGGACGGCCTGCGCGGCGGCGGTAAGCTGGCCGCCCGGCTTGCGCATCGCGGTCAATGTCTCAGCTGTGCAGCTCAAAAGCGGTGGGTTTGCCCGAAGCGTCATCTCGGCGCTGGCCTTCTCCGGCGTGCCGGCCGCACAGCTGGAGCTGGAAATCACCGAAACGGTGCTGATGGACGAGAGCAAAGCCGTGCTCAAAACGCTGCGGCAGTTGCGCGATCTCGGCATCCGCATCGCGCTGGATGATTTCGGCACCGGCTATTCCTCGCTCGGCTACCTCAGGCATTTCCCGGTCGACAAGATCAAGATCGATCGCTCCTTCATCCGCGACATGGGCAATCGCGACACGGCGGCGATCGTCCGCACCATCATCGGGCTCGGCAACGAGCTTGGCATTGTGGTCACAGCCGAGGGCGTCGAGACCGAGGTGCAACTCGATATGCTGCGCGACAATGGCTGTGTCGAGGCACAGGGTTATCTGATCGGCGTACCCGCGAAGGCGGGGGACATCCAGCGTCTGTTGAAGTCGCGTGCGCTGCACAGCCACACCGGCTGA
- a CDS encoding fatty acid desaturase family protein: MDHRDIIASLTPEERSRLTAKSDAAGLVQLGAHWGAIVIIGSLIAAKVPFWPLLMLPQGILIVFLFTLLHETVHRTAFETQWLNDAVARVCSLALALPADWFRYFHFAHHRFTQDPENDPELAFPKPETLRQYLVHVSGIPLWWGHLKTLYANAFGDSQESYVPPKGRPKVRAEARAMIAFYAVVILLALYFRLSVLLYVWIIPALLGQPFLRLYLLAEHGRCPFVANMLENTRTTLTNWVVRKLAWNMPFHAEHHAYPGVPFHQLPQFHALIERHLQVVEPGYVSFHEKYLETLR; encoded by the coding sequence ATGGACCATCGCGACATAATCGCGTCATTGACCCCGGAAGAGCGCAGTCGCCTGACCGCCAAGTCCGACGCTGCGGGTCTCGTTCAGCTCGGCGCCCACTGGGGTGCGATTGTCATCATCGGATCGCTGATCGCCGCGAAAGTGCCGTTCTGGCCGTTGCTGATGCTGCCGCAAGGCATCCTGATCGTGTTCCTGTTCACGCTGCTGCACGAAACGGTTCATCGCACGGCCTTCGAGACGCAGTGGCTGAATGACGCCGTGGCGCGGGTGTGCAGCCTGGCGCTGGCGCTGCCGGCCGACTGGTTCCGCTACTTTCATTTCGCCCACCATCGCTTCACCCAGGACCCCGAGAACGATCCGGAGCTGGCCTTTCCCAAACCGGAAACGCTGCGGCAGTACCTCGTGCATGTTTCCGGCATCCCGCTGTGGTGGGGTCATCTCAAGACGCTCTACGCCAACGCCTTTGGCGACAGCCAGGAAAGCTATGTGCCGCCCAAAGGCCGACCCAAAGTGCGGGCTGAGGCGCGCGCCATGATTGCCTTCTACGCCGTCGTCATTCTGCTCGCCCTTTATTTCCGGCTCTCTGTGCTCCTCTATGTCTGGATCATTCCCGCTTTGCTCGGTCAGCCCTTTCTGCGCCTCTATCTGCTGGCCGAGCACGGCCGCTGTCCGTTCGTTGCCAACATGCTGGAGAATACGAGAACCACGCTGACCAACTGGGTGGTGCGCAAGCTGGCCTGGAACATGCCGTTCCATGCCGAGCATCATGCCTATCCCGGTGTGCCGTTTCATCAATTGCCGCAGTTTCACGCGCTGATCGAGCGGCATCTGCAGGTGGTCGAGCCCGGCTATGTCAGCTTCCACGAGAAATACCTGGAAACGCTGCGCTGA
- a CDS encoding LysR substrate-binding domain-containing protein, which translates to MVTSPSLKGLQAFEAAARTGSFAAAAEELSVSAAAVSQLIRTVEEQMGRKLFHRVNRKVVLTEAGVEMLPRLTMAFQEIGSVSRELGGDAFRPRLVVSVPPSMAMGWLSQRLAGFVASHGAADISLRGDDDPVPFDRELIDIRLSYGPHYREHPTEDIARDAVYPVCAPGLASGINADGGPLAGLPLIHTDWGPTGASFPSWRNWFEAAGVQPGRAAQRGLSANSSRAALDLAISGLGVALAQGVYCAEALEDGRLVRPAAKAIALRQPYCLTIPERSARRDVVAAFRDWLINECQRAVGSPALRARSAT; encoded by the coding sequence ATGGTCACATCTCCATCGCTGAAAGGACTTCAGGCGTTCGAGGCCGCGGCGCGCACGGGCAGCTTTGCGGCGGCGGCGGAGGAGCTTTCTGTCTCGGCCGCCGCCGTCAGCCAACTCATCCGCACCGTCGAGGAACAGATGGGCCGCAAGCTGTTTCATCGGGTCAACCGCAAGGTTGTCCTCACCGAGGCAGGCGTGGAAATGCTGCCGCGGCTGACCATGGCCTTCCAGGAAATCGGCAGTGTTTCGCGCGAACTCGGCGGCGATGCGTTCCGCCCGCGCCTGGTGGTCTCGGTGCCGCCATCCATGGCCATGGGTTGGCTTTCGCAGCGTCTCGCCGGCTTCGTCGCCAGCCATGGCGCCGCCGATATATCGCTGCGCGGTGACGACGACCCGGTGCCGTTCGACCGCGAACTGATCGACATCAGGCTCTCCTACGGTCCGCACTATCGCGAGCACCCGACCGAGGACATCGCCCGGGACGCCGTCTATCCCGTCTGCGCGCCAGGGCTTGCCAGCGGGATCAATGCGGATGGCGGCCCGCTCGCCGGGCTGCCGCTGATCCATACCGACTGGGGACCGACCGGCGCCTCGTTTCCGTCCTGGCGCAACTGGTTCGAGGCCGCTGGTGTCCAGCCCGGCCGGGCGGCGCAGCGCGGCCTGTCGGCCAACTCGTCGCGCGCCGCACTCGACCTTGCCATTTCGGGGCTGGGCGTGGCACTGGCACAAGGGGTCTATTGTGCCGAAGCGCTGGAGGACGGCAGGCTGGTCCGGCCCGCCGCCAAGGCGATCGCGCTGCGCCAGCCCTATTGCCTGACCATTCCGGAGCGCAGCGCCAGACGCGATGTCGTGGCGGCGTTCCGCGATTGGCTGATCAACGAATGCCAACGCGCGGTGGGCTCGCCGGCACTGCGTGCCAGATCCGCAACATAA
- a CDS encoding DUF3303 domain-containing protein, producing MQFIVIEDFTGCDRKDIYRRFRDRGRLKPEELVVHHSWIAADMSRCFLLVETDDVTLLQRWVIEWADLVEFEIIPVATNKDMVEALSGHL from the coding sequence ATGCAGTTCATCGTGATCGAGGATTTCACCGGCTGCGACCGCAAGGATATCTACCGCCGCTTCCGCGATCGGGGCCGACTGAAGCCGGAGGAGCTTGTCGTGCACCACAGCTGGATCGCGGCGGATATGAGCCGCTGCTTCCTGCTGGTGGAGACCGATGACGTCACGCTGCTGCAGCGCTGGGTCATCGAATGGGCTGATCTGGTCGAGTTCGAGATCATTCCCGTGGCGACGAACAAGGACATGGTCGAGGCATTGAGCGGACACCTTTGA
- a CDS encoding RimK family protein: MTWVILTGRQSDLDQVATPHKIITNRDYLAHPSLFRGQRPKVINLSNNYGYQSRGYYASLLASSRGHKVIPTVETMIDLSERKLYEHALPELELALNKCRKDLGGAFPAKVCIFFGIGPSKVWDRFAKLLFDWFRAPALEVHIKDSAEWASIRKIGFHPLARMTEDEEKSFIQCLETYTNREWRDTKGRTPARYTFATLVDPHEELPPSEISSLRYWAKIAEKMGVEIEPITRKDLAKLANYDALFIRETTSISNHTYRFARRAQQEGMPVIDDPLSMIRCTNKVYLNELMAYNKVPVPPTVMIAGTSDLELAAQTLGFPLVLKIPDSSFSRGVKKCENLEELTRLATEWLEDSDLLIAQKFIPTEYDWRVGVLGGQPLFAVHYLMAKKHWQIVNHKANGKPDQGGIKTFTLKETPAHVVETAVKAARCIGDGLYGVDLKETKDGVFVIEVNDNPNLDHGWEDSGEKDEVWVRLTQWFLERLDRPGRQ; this comes from the coding sequence ATGACCTGGGTCATTCTTACCGGCAGGCAGAGCGATCTCGACCAGGTGGCGACACCGCACAAGATCATCACCAATCGCGACTATCTCGCGCATCCGTCACTGTTCCGCGGCCAGCGGCCGAAGGTCATCAACCTGTCGAACAACTATGGCTACCAGAGCCGCGGCTACTACGCCTCGCTGCTGGCGAGCTCGCGCGGCCACAAGGTCATTCCCACCGTCGAGACGATGATCGACCTGTCGGAACGCAAGCTCTACGAGCATGCGCTGCCGGAACTGGAGCTGGCGCTCAACAAATGCCGCAAGGACCTCGGTGGTGCCTTTCCGGCCAAGGTCTGCATCTTCTTCGGCATCGGCCCGTCCAAGGTATGGGACCGTTTCGCCAAGCTGTTGTTCGACTGGTTCCGCGCCCCGGCGCTCGAAGTCCATATCAAGGACAGCGCCGAATGGGCTTCGATCCGCAAGATCGGCTTCCATCCGCTGGCGCGGATGACCGAGGACGAGGAAAAAAGCTTCATCCAGTGCCTGGAGACCTACACCAACCGCGAATGGCGCGACACCAAGGGGCGCACGCCGGCGCGCTATACCTTCGCCACGCTGGTCGATCCGCATGAGGAACTGCCGCCGTCGGAAATCTCGTCGCTGCGCTACTGGGCCAAGATCGCCGAAAAGATGGGGGTCGAAATCGAGCCCATCACCAGGAAGGACCTCGCCAAGCTCGCGAACTACGATGCGCTGTTCATCCGCGAGACCACCTCGATCTCCAACCACACCTATCGCTTCGCCCGCCGCGCCCAGCAGGAAGGCATGCCGGTCATCGACGACCCGCTGTCGATGATCCGCTGCACCAACAAGGTCTATCTCAACGAACTGATGGCCTACAACAAGGTGCCGGTGCCACCGACGGTGATGATCGCCGGCACCTCTGACCTCGAACTGGCCGCACAGACACTAGGCTTCCCGCTGGTCCTGAAGATTCCGGATTCCTCCTTCTCGCGCGGCGTCAAGAAATGCGAGAATCTGGAGGAACTGACACGGCTTGCGACCGAGTGGCTGGAGGATTCCGACCTCCTCATCGCGCAGAAATTCATCCCAACTGAATATGACTGGCGCGTCGGCGTGCTCGGCGGCCAGCCGCTGTTTGCCGTGCACTATCTGATGGCCAAAAAGCACTGGCAGATCGTCAACCACAAGGCCAATGGCAAGCCCGACCAGGGTGGCATCAAGACCTTCACGCTGAAGGAGACACCGGCCCATGTCGTCGAGACCGCGGTCAAGGCGGCGCGCTGCATCGGCGACGGCCTTTACGGCGTCGACCTCAAGGAGACCAAGGATGGCGTCTTCGTCATCGAGGTCAACGATAACCCCAATCTCGACCATGGCTGGGAGGATTCCGGCGAGAAGGACGAGGTTTGGGTGCGGCTGACGCAGTGGTTCCTCGAGCGGCTCGACCGGCCAGGACGACAATAG
- a CDS encoding peptidase C39 family protein, whose amino-acid sequence MPAEIRTARASDVDDLAAIEKAVFSSDRISRRSFRLFIERETAETLVAEVDGRVAGYAIVLFRKGSGVARLYSIATGPFFGGLGVGRMLLASAEDAAFEHDRMMLRLEVREDNSRAISIYEQAGYRKIGREPGYYEDGATALRYEKTLRGDVPIATRVPFYQQTCEFTCGPCCLMMAMANFDRGFVPDPVMEIRLWREATTVFMMSGPGGCEPFGLAVSGYESGLAAEIFVSFYGALFLQSVRSEDKRRVMELAQVDFRRRAERYGIPVNYRPFTIDDIRTAIAAGKLVLVLISGFLMFGKKVPHWVLAIGDDGDHILIHDPWVEDERQETILDAANIPVPYGIFMNMAQFGRDGLRAAITLGKR is encoded by the coding sequence ATGCCTGCCGAGATCCGCACGGCCCGCGCGTCTGACGTCGATGATCTCGCCGCCATCGAGAAAGCCGTTTTCTCGAGCGATCGCATTTCCCGTCGCTCCTTTCGCCTGTTCATCGAGCGCGAGACCGCCGAGACGCTGGTCGCCGAAGTCGATGGCCGCGTCGCCGGTTATGCGATCGTGCTGTTTCGCAAGGGCAGTGGGGTGGCGCGGCTTTACTCCATAGCCACGGGTCCATTTTTTGGCGGGCTGGGTGTTGGCCGTATGCTGCTCGCGTCGGCGGAAGACGCAGCGTTCGAACACGACCGCATGATGCTGCGTCTCGAAGTGCGTGAGGACAACAGCCGAGCCATCAGCATCTACGAGCAGGCCGGCTATCGCAAGATTGGCCGTGAGCCTGGCTATTACGAGGACGGCGCGACGGCGCTTCGTTATGAAAAGACCCTGCGCGGCGACGTTCCGATCGCTACCAGGGTGCCGTTCTATCAGCAGACATGCGAGTTCACCTGCGGCCCATGCTGCCTGATGATGGCCATGGCCAATTTCGATCGGGGCTTCGTGCCCGACCCGGTGATGGAAATCCGCCTCTGGCGCGAGGCGACGACCGTCTTCATGATGTCAGGCCCGGGCGGCTGCGAACCATTCGGCCTGGCTGTCTCTGGATACGAAAGCGGGCTCGCGGCGGAGATTTTCGTTTCCTTCTACGGCGCGCTGTTCCTGCAGTCGGTGCGCAGCGAGGACAAGCGCCGGGTGATGGAACTGGCCCAGGTCGACTTTCGCCGCCGTGCGGAACGTTACGGCATCCCGGTGAATTACCGCCCGTTCACCATCGATGACATCAGAACCGCGATCGCTGCGGGAAAACTGGTGCTGGTGCTGATCAGCGGCTTCCTGATGTTCGGCAAGAAGGTGCCGCACTGGGTGCTGGCCATCGGCGACGATGGCGACCATATTCTGATCCACGATCCCTGGGTCGAGGACGAAAGGCAGGAAACCATCCTTGATGCCGCCAACATTCCCGTGCCCTACGGCATCTTCATGAACATGGCGCAGTTCGGCCGCGACGGACTGCGTGCCGCCATCACTTTGGGAAAGAGATAA
- a CDS encoding anti-sigma factor family protein: protein MIRRDFSERDIHMALDGELPADERAAYDAWLDANPEMKARSARFTADREALRSAFAGVMDEPVPARLRKVVLGEAPVKAVVPRSRWWLAAAAAVLLATGGFGGYFAGIDGIGQENPAEDQLAEQAIAAHVIYAAEKRHAVEVPASDKDHLQTWLSNRVGLKLVAPDLSANGFQLVGGRLLPAGDSKAAMLLYEDDKGERISLFVTAESTENAKGTYASAQDGPQAVYWLDKGYGCAVVGSLPREQLAVVAKSAYGQLLAGLAS from the coding sequence ATGATCCGCCGCGATTTTTCCGAACGTGACATCCATATGGCGCTCGACGGCGAACTGCCGGCCGACGAGCGTGCCGCCTATGATGCCTGGCTCGATGCCAATCCTGAGATGAAGGCCAGAAGCGCCCGCTTCACAGCCGATCGGGAGGCGTTGCGCTCAGCCTTTGCCGGCGTGATGGATGAGCCTGTCCCCGCGCGCTTGCGCAAGGTGGTGCTCGGCGAAGCGCCTGTTAAGGCTGTGGTGCCGCGCTCGCGCTGGTGGCTTGCCGCTGCCGCGGCCGTGCTCTTGGCCACGGGCGGATTTGGCGGCTACTTTGCCGGCATTGACGGCATCGGACAGGAGAATCCGGCGGAGGATCAGCTCGCCGAACAGGCGATTGCCGCCCATGTCATCTACGCCGCCGAGAAGCGGCATGCGGTGGAAGTGCCGGCCAGCGACAAGGATCATTTGCAGACCTGGCTGTCCAACCGGGTCGGGCTGAAGCTGGTGGCGCCGGACTTGAGCGCGAACGGTTTTCAGCTTGTCGGCGGCCGGTTGTTGCCGGCCGGCGACAGCAAGGCCGCGATGCTGCTCTACGAGGACGACAAGGGCGAGCGCATATCCCTCTTCGTCACCGCGGAATCGACGGAGAACGCCAAGGGCACCTATGCTTCGGCGCAGGACGGCCCGCAGGCGGTCTACTGGCTGGACAAGGGCTATGGCTGCGCCGTCGTCGGGTCGCTGCCGCGCGAGCAATTGGCGGTCGTGGCCAAGAGTGCCTATGGCCAGCTTCTGGCAGGCCTCGCAAGCTGA